The window CTACGATTCTACTCATGGCTTATTACCTCCATCGCCTAACCAGCGCTATGTGAAACCTGTGTCGAATAGTGAGTGTGAGTTAGCTAAGCACGGTGCACAGTGTCCCTGCATACTAACCACTTGAGTGTACAAGCAGCTGATACAGTTAGCTCATCTTCCTCAGTTGTTCATCCTCCGCCTTCCTGTTGCTTCGTAAATGACTGCCTTTAGTATCcttaatgaaggaaaggtaacTGTTGTAACTTTAGTGATGCAGCTATGGTGTGTCCCCTGAACTCCTGTCGTAGTGGGCACCCCGGGATGTCCATGGACAAGCAAAGGATCACACAACACGCTCTCTTTGCCTTCCACTTACCTAATGCATTTTTAGTCTCGATGCAGCTGTGAATTTCTAACACTAATTTTTACCAATTACTGAGAAATCAATGAGTACTTCTCTGTTTCCTGCCATAAGTTGGCTCAAGGGGGAGATttcagtgaggggaaaagaagggcgGCGTGAGGGTAACAAGCCAGGTGGAGAAATagatgggaaaagaaggaaggagggggagggaacagGAACCGCGAACATCATAGTAACGACCCCCAAAAGTatactgagggagggagagaagtactcagggagagggagggagggagagggagggaggatggccATGGATGAGGTGCTGTGTTCATTTcccgcagccaccaccaccaccaccaccatcaccaccaccacagccgccgcTGTGAAATTGCCTTTATGGATTGATCGCTCACGGGCGGAATTAATCAGCCAAGTACCGGGAGCGGGGTGGgagtgggtggaggtggagagagagggagaatatcGGCAGTGGAGTGGGCGGAGAAGGACAGGAGGTAGCGGAGTAGATGGGGAGACAGGAAGCCGCGAATTGAGTGGACCAGTCAGGTAGagacagagaatgagagaggtggaatagagagaaaaatcattCCAAAAAAATGTTAGTCATTGGTTAAAGAGATTTGTTCTTCGTGTTGTTTCAttgcagggggaggaggaggagaaggaagaagaaagaggaaagaggagaggggagagaggtggagaggatggGTTGGCCACGTCTAGATGGTGTCAAGTATgattgttggagagagagagagagagagagagagagagagagagagagagagagagagagagagagagagagagagagagagagagagagagagagagagagagagagagagagagagagagagagagagagagagagagagagagaaagagagagagagagagagagagagagagagagagagagagagagagagagagagagagagagagagagagagaaacttcatcGATAATCAAGCCATAAAAATAGTtaccccctctttttttctctatctcctttctccttcctttaagtTGGGTTTCCATTAATCTCGTTTAAGCTTCGTTACGTTAGGGGGGCCACGATTAAAATATTGCCTCGGGATAATGTGGTTAGCGAGCTGTATCGATTTATTAGACAGGATAATTATAGGTGTTGAAGTCATAATTGCTAGAGTTTTCCGTCTCTTAACCCTTTATCGCATGCATTTTTAtttaacagagaaaaaaaatttccgGTGTTGTATAAATACAacatttccctttcttataAACATCTATTACTTATtttgtgaaaaaatatattattgtgGGAATTACTGAACCGTTCCCATATCGATGATTCCCGTGTACCACTATAGCTAAAAAAAATTtccaaaaaaatagaataaattttTAAAAGTGAATTCTCACAAGAAACTGTATATATGAATGGAAAATGATAATTGGAATATGTTTTTGTTATCAATTTAATAGAAACATGAAATTCTCACATAAAaacctcctcttttctcatcaTTGTAGCAATATTCAGTAttacagaaaaggaaataatgcaTTTGATATATTGATTAAAATAAGAAATTATTTCAAACAAAATATTGCATAGCATGTACCTAAATTCAAATTGCTATCTTAGaactgaaaatataaataataagaaagagttCATTCTTCAACTCAGCTACATGACATTCTTTGTTATGcataatataaaatatagattCCATAGTTCAGAGATAAATATTTCAGATCTCTTCATTATtggagattttctttttttcactcctgcATATCAATCACTGTATAcactaaaaaatagataaatggaaacaaaatacaTGGAAGCAAACTAAAACCGAAATTCCGGTGCCTTTCTACTGTGGCAGATCTTTCAGATCATATTGAACACCATGAAATTCAAGGAAGCATCTCTTCTCACTGGTGCTGCAAAGGTATACTTGGCACTTTAGGCACCATGTTACAGGAGATGATCTGCAAGATGGGTTTTTGCATCTCCCTCTTTTAGGAACATTGATTGGGAAATGTCCAATCTGGTCTTCTCTCACTGGCTTTGGTGGTATTGGTTTTGTGTTGTggcctttttgtttcttttccaccAGCCTTTCATCGACTGATGCACTTGATGGCCGACCTCTTCGTTTTCCTGATAAAGGTTTGTCTTGCATCCTCAGACATGAAGACAATACCAATTTGAAATCATGTAGGCTCAAATATTTTGCACGTGCATCCAAAGCCTGGATGTCCCTTCTGTATAGTAGCCAGGCATTACAAATGCTAAGGTCTGCAAAGTGAAAGAATATTCTGTGGTACCACTTTTTAGATCTGAAAAACATTCTGTAAAATCCAATGAGGGCATCCATTTTATCTACTCCCCATGTTTTCATTATAGTGCTTGATGAGAGCAGGGCAGTTTACTGGAGACTTTTCTGTTGTGGATACTGATTTATCCCAACGAGGTATATTTGCAACTGGCTGAGCAGATCCCATGGTAGACATGATGGTACACAGGTTGCTGTCATTCCACCGAACAACCCTTACACTCTCTGGACAAGTTTCTACTTTTCCATCATATTCTACAAAAGCagactttccttttgctttcaAATCTTTGTCAGGTATCATTCTCAATCCAGAAAGCCTATTGGTGCGAACAGTTCCCATGCATAGTATTCCCCTTTTATACATCTCAAAATACAAGGGAATTGTTGAGAACAGGTTATCCATGTAAAGTCTATAGTTCTTGTGGGTGGGAATGATTGATGCTAATTTGCACACAATATTAGCACTGGATTTCAAATCAGGGAATCCATCGACCTTAGGAGTTGCTCCAACACATACTTCAAAGTTGTGTACAATACCATGGCTACCAGCAAGAGTCCATACTTTGAAACCCCAAGGGTTGGGTTTTCCTTTGATGTAATATCTTGGACCTCTTGTTCCTTTATATGGTATCATTTGTTCATCCACGCACACATTCTTATCCATAGGGATCATATTGTACTTGGACTTTAGGTGGTTCAAAAGTGGCTTAACTTTGTACAGTTTGTCATATTCTGGCGTTCCTTTTGCAGGACACTGTGAATTATCTGCAAAGTGAATGCATGACTTGATTCTTTCCCACCTGGCACAGGACATGTAGTCTATTACAGCCCTAAGGTGTGCATCAGAAGTCCAGTATCTACGATGGCTGGTCATTTTGACGATACTCATGTAGATACAAATGCCTAGAAATACCTCTAGCTCTTGTACTGTTAGAGAAAGTGGTTTGCTTGGGTCACATTGCAAGGCATATCTATTGCTCTCATTACATATTAGTGTCAGTAATTCTCTGTCAAAAAACTGCCTAAAATATTCTATTGGTTGCAAGGCATTTTCTCTGCCTGATACAAAACCCCTAAACTctggaatatttttttcattattctcattaGGATCACATTGTTTCCAATTAATTTTGTGTTTCAAGTTTCTGTAATCTTCTACCTCCTCATCCCTTTCCACCTCAGAAACATGAGCTACTGAAGGTGTGGTGACGGTTACGTCTGAAGAATTACCATGTCCATGAACACTGATATTATTTGAAAGAGTGTCACAGTCAAGATCACTAGTGTCTTTATTCTGTTTAGCATAGGCAACATGAGCAAGTGTTTCTTGTGTTGTCCCATTAGCTGCAGGTGCATCTGAAGGTAATGCAACGGGGTCCAAAGGAAGTAGCGTTCTTCTTCTTGATCGGCCAGCAACGACTGCCTTTTCATCTGCAACATAAGAAAACATTTACATGTTAGAGATCAACACTGATGAAAATTAGATATACATGTTGGATATGCgctcactgagagagagagagagagagagagagagagagagagagagagagagagagagagagagagatttttaccttgaaagtCAAGCATCAAATCTCGCCTGAACTGCGCTTCATCATCTTGGGTGAGTAGATACTCATCACCACTGTCTTCCACATCCTCAATATCTGAATACTCTGAGTCAGAGCGGGGCTCATCTCTACAGGTATAATCCATGTACCTAGGGCGCGGTGGAAGACTGTCCCCGTAGAAATTTGTAGGATTTATGCCGCCTGGAAGAAACAGAAACGTAATTAGAACAACGGCATGCTATTTTACTAAAATTATAGTAGTGATGAACAATAGTAGTCTGGAATCTTATTGCAACATATAACCCTCCTCGTCGATATCGGCACGCATCAGGAGGTAGTAATATGTCTTATACACAAGTCACCGATATCGTCACGTTTCAAAGTCGTTATTTTTGAATATGCTTCTGGTGAGTACACCACTTTGCTACACTTAACTCAAAACAGCATCGATATCGAAACGTTTGAAAATCACGTCAACATGGGTTCTGTACACAAGTCACCGATATCGTAACGTTTAATATTTGATAGGTCATTTCTGGACTATAATCACTAAAGCGCCTATACACCCACTGAATAACTCTTCATGCACTAGCAAATACTATGTAATTTTTTGGTAACAATAAACCTTACCTGAGGTTGAGGGTTGAGCCATATTTGTGGAAGGATGCGCAGCACGTCCACCCCTTACGTCACGGCATCATGTACTGATGTTAAACATCCGTGGAGTTGACGCGAACGCCATCTATTGAGATATACCTTAAATATTTTAGCTACAGGgacaaaagcaaagaaaatggcaCGCTCCCTTCGGGAAGGAAAACATTTTTTTAATGGCTTATAGGTGCAAGCGTGAAACGTACCGATATCGATGAGAAACACGAAATAGGGTTAAGGAGGCCAAAGCTGATATAAGGCGAGGCGGGGggtgggatggggaggaagaggaagtgggggACGAGGGAGGGATTGTAGTTTAGGGGTGATGGCTGATTTAAGGGAGATCAGGGAGGCAtccacagggaggaggaggggaggaggaggaggaggaggaggaggaggaggaggaggaggaggaggaggagctattacatcagaagggaagagggaaaggagagaagagaagggtgacGGTGATATAGAGCATGCAGGGTGACAGGGAGGGAGAACTTGGTGCTTGGCAGGGTGAGAGGTGAAGTGGGAGAAGTTAGGTGATGGACAAGTCTCATCTGCAATCACCAGTCACTCACATAAAACTGTGTactttatattgttatttttctcacctttttttctacGATATGATTACAGTAATACTTGCCGTGAGGTGTTCAAATTAACCTGGACTGCGACCCGTAACCACAAGGAAACTCATGTGTGATTGAAAAAAAGTTTCAGTTTCCTTATGATACCGAAGGAAGATGAACATTGGCAACGCTGTGGAGTCACTGGTTCGGAGACTCGCGCAGCGGCTGGAGGAGTTGCCATGGCGTGTTgctgtcctttcctctcctacttCAGAGGACACTCATTCCATTAAACACGTACTATATAAACATTCACATAATTAAGTGAGATAAATGCGTGACGTTTTCGCCTTATTCAAGAGAACCAAGAGAACCCTCATTCTTCACACTGCGTTAGGTCGCTGGCAGCAATGGCTTAATGGGATGACTCCGAGCATTGCTTCGAGGCAGATTCGCTCCGGGCATGTTGACTTTCCTTCCTCAAGACAGGATTATTTGTAATGATAATGGCTGATCGAGACAATGTGTTTCCTGTCATAATCAAGCCAGAACATCATTGCTCACAGCGGAGTACATGGCCAAAGAAAATTACAACAGGACGCAAGGTGATGcttgagttttctttttaccCGTATGGCAGCAGAAGGGGATTATAACCGCCCCCTTCCTCCCCAGGTCATCCTCCGTGCTCCTTTCATCGACGTATGAAGTGAATTGCCGGCCGGTGACGCCCTTGGGAATATGTGCTACCTGGTGAAAGTGTTTGGTACTcgccgctgctgctactaaaaTTCAGCCCCTTCATGAGGTTAGTGGAGGTACTAGATGCTACCCGAAATGGAGTAGAAGGCACCACATATTATTGACAAGTTCAGTTATTTAGGTTTCATCAAGTGTTTGCCATTTGTTTCCTCTCGGGTGGACGTCGGGGCGATAATGGCGTGTCTTGggctcttgttctctctctttagggGTAATGGAAGGTGTTTATTCCTTGTCACACATCAGTGCTGCGTGGATgcgtcaccgtcaccatcacaacGCCATAAAGGGTAGAGCTGGGACCTGATTGGCTTGTATcagttccttcctcccatccccgTTACTATTCCCTCCCTTATCCCTGTCACGTACTTCTACACCCCCCAGCCAACCCTCCTCACGCCTTCCTCTCCCACATCCCTCGC of the Portunus trituberculatus isolate SZX2019 chromosome 42, ASM1759143v1, whole genome shotgun sequence genome contains:
- the LOC123517364 gene encoding uncharacterized protein LOC123517364, translating into MAQPSTSGGINPTNFYGDSLPPRPRYMDYTCRDEPRSDSEYSDIEDVEDSGDEYLLTQDDEAQFRRDLMLDFQDEKAVVAGRSRRRTLLPLDPVALPSDAPAANGTTQETLAHVAYAKQNKDTSDLDCDTLSNNISVHGHGNSSDVTVTTPSVAHVSEVERDEEVEDYRNLKHKINWKQCDPNENNEKNIPEFRGFVSGRENALQPIEYFRQFFDRELLTLICNESNRYALQCDPSKPLSLTVQELEVFLGICIYMSIVKMTSHRRYWTSDAHLRAVIDYMSCARWERIKSCIHFADNSQCPAKGTPEYDKLYKVKPLLNHLKSKYNMIPMDKNVCVDEQMIPYKGTRGPRYYIKGKPNPWGFKVWTLAGSHGIVHNFEVCVGATPKVDGFPDLKSSANIVCKLASIIPTHKNYRLYMDNLFSTIPLYFEMYKRGILCMGTVRTNRLSGLRMIPDKDLKAKGKSAFVEYDGKVETCPESVRVVRWNDSNLCTIMSTMGSAQPVANIPRWDKSVSTTEKSPVNCPALIKHYNENMGNLSICNAWLLYRRDIQALDARAKYLSLHDFKLVLSSCLRMQDKPLSGKRRGRPSSASVDERLVEKKQKGHNTKPIPPKPHHTNGDNVKQDNEGLRGTEEPPPACSSGTSTRTTPKVAGQVCQSPTPRSNRPTHGQLYQTAASPSPTALPGYHSVNQHSTQRAVGEGFIVVCCCLASAASPADGRTEGEGQCGDEGGECRVCNCDKVQHSWAASKAARRRGLAAADRIILTGGRVAPDVRKRRDEGEAAVMNTAVRDKIYRSSVKRAWRGVPQGIHRLEPRTPASPGTCYSASLALPTWCGVETQDTISCWCVKTAVNSGVQEGGGPDSPQAATAPQGKPQPQETPASVRNLRRTTEDGVSFSKVIR